The Leclercia sp. S52 genome has a segment encoding these proteins:
- the cueO gene encoding multicopper oxidase CueO, producing the protein MQRRDFLKYSAALGVASALPLWSRAAFAAERPVLPIPGLLTPDARNQVNLVVQAGKTTFGPHNATTWGYNGNLLGPALQLRKGKALTVNIHNTLNEETTVHWHGLEVPGEVDGGPHGIIKPGGQRTVTFTPEQRAATCWFHPHQHGKTGHQVAMGLAGLVLIEDDESRLLRLPKQWGIDDVPVIVQDKKFTPEGQIDYQLDVMSAAVGWFGDTLLTNGALYPQHNAPKGWLRLRLLNGCNARSLNFAASDKRPLYVVASDGGLLAEPVKVTELPMLMGERFEVLVDISDGKAFDLVTLPVGQMGMAVAPFDKPQPVLRIQPLLVTASGELPDTLTTMPALPSLEGLTQRKLQLSMDPMLDMMGMQALMKKYGHQAMAGMNHGQMDHGKMGGMDHSMHGFDFRNGNRINGKAFDMHTPQFAAAKGQYERWVISGEGDMMLHPFHIHGTQFRILTENGKAPAVHRAGWKDTVRVEGGVSEVLVKFDHDAPKEYAYMAHCHLLEHEDTGMMLGFTV; encoded by the coding sequence ATGCAACGCCGTGATTTTTTAAAATATTCTGCCGCACTGGGTGTCGCCAGTGCGCTACCGCTGTGGAGCCGTGCCGCTTTTGCGGCCGAGCGTCCCGTGCTGCCAATCCCCGGTTTACTCACCCCCGATGCGCGTAATCAGGTGAATCTGGTGGTACAGGCGGGCAAAACCACCTTTGGGCCACACAACGCCACCACCTGGGGCTACAACGGCAATCTGCTGGGCCCGGCCCTGCAGCTGCGCAAGGGAAAAGCGCTGACCGTTAACATCCACAACACCCTTAATGAAGAGACCACCGTCCACTGGCACGGTCTGGAAGTACCGGGCGAAGTAGATGGCGGCCCGCACGGCATCATTAAACCCGGCGGCCAGCGGACGGTGACCTTTACCCCGGAACAGCGGGCGGCAACCTGCTGGTTCCATCCTCATCAGCACGGTAAAACCGGGCATCAGGTGGCGATGGGGCTCGCCGGACTGGTACTGATTGAGGATGACGAAAGCCGTCTGCTGCGCCTGCCGAAGCAGTGGGGCATCGACGATGTGCCGGTGATCGTGCAGGACAAAAAATTCACCCCTGAGGGGCAAATTGACTATCAGCTGGATGTGATGAGCGCTGCGGTGGGCTGGTTTGGCGACACGCTGCTGACCAACGGCGCGCTTTACCCACAGCATAATGCCCCGAAAGGCTGGCTGCGCCTGCGTCTGCTCAACGGCTGTAATGCCCGCTCGCTTAACTTCGCCGCCAGCGATAAACGCCCGCTGTACGTGGTCGCCAGCGACGGAGGGCTGCTGGCGGAGCCGGTGAAGGTGACCGAGCTGCCGATGCTGATGGGCGAGCGTTTTGAGGTGCTGGTGGATATCAGCGACGGCAAGGCGTTTGACCTGGTGACTTTGCCGGTGGGCCAGATGGGGATGGCGGTGGCGCCGTTCGATAAGCCGCAGCCGGTGCTGCGCATTCAGCCGCTGCTGGTGACGGCTTCCGGCGAGCTGCCGGATACGCTGACCACCATGCCGGCTCTGCCGTCGCTGGAAGGGCTGACCCAGCGGAAGCTACAGCTGTCGATGGATCCGATGCTCGACATGATGGGCATGCAGGCTTTAATGAAGAAGTACGGTCATCAGGCCATGGCGGGTATGAATCACGGCCAGATGGATCACGGCAAAATGGGCGGGATGGATCACAGCATGCATGGGTTCGATTTCCGTAACGGCAACCGGATCAACGGTAAAGCCTTCGATATGCACACGCCGCAGTTCGCCGCAGCTAAAGGGCAGTATGAGCGTTGGGTGATTTCCGGGGAAGGGGACATGATGCTGCACCCGTTCCATATTCACGGCACCCAGTTCCGCATCCTGACAGAAAACGGCAAAGCGCCAGCGGTGCATCGCGCGGGCTGGAAGGATACGGTACGCGTTGAGGGCGGGGTAAGCGAGGTGTTAGTGAAGTTCGATCATGACGCGCCGAAAGAGTACGCCTATATGGCGCACTGCCATCTGCTGGAGCATGAAGATACGGGGATGATGCTCGGTTTTACAGTATAA
- a CDS encoding glucose/quinate/shikimate family membrane-bound PQQ-dependent dehydrogenase, with protein MAETKVQHSRLLVKLTALFAALCGLYLLIGGVWLVAIGGSWYYPIAGVVMLGVAVMLWRSKQSALWLYAALLLATMIWGVWEVGFDFWALTPRSDILVFFGIWLILPFVWRRLFVRSGGAVTALVVALLISGGILTWAGFNDPQEVKGTLNADATPAAPISEVADADWPAYGRNQEGQRFSPLKQINADNVHKLKEAWVFRTGDLKRENDSGEVTNEVTPIKVGNMLYLCTAHQRLFALDAATGKEKWHFDPQLNSTPSFQHVTCRGVSYHEARADNASPEVVADCPRRIMLPVNDGRLFALNAETGKPCETFANKGVLNLQTNMPDQTPGLYEPTSPPIITDKTIVIAGSVTDNFSTRETSGVIRGFDVNTGKLLWAFDPGAKDPNAIPSDEHTFTFNSPNSWAPAAYDAKLDLVYLPMGVTTPDIWGGNRTPEQERYASSIVALNATTGKLAWSYQTVHHDLWDMDMPSQPTLADITVNGQTVPVIYAPAKTGNIFVLDRRNGQLVVPAPEKPVPQGAAKGDYVTKTQPFSDLSFRPKKDLSGADMWGATMFDQLVCRVMFHQMRYEGIFTPPSEQGTLVFPGNLGMFEWGGISVDPNRQVAIANPMALPFVSKLIPRGPGNPMEQPKDAQGTGTESGIQPQYGVPFGVTLNPFLSPFGLPCKQPAWGYISALDLKTNQVVWKKRIGTPQDSMPFPMPIPVPFNMGMPMLGGPISTAGNVLFIGATADNYLRAYNMSNGEKLWQGRLPAGGQATPMTYEANGKQFVVISAGGHGSFGTKMGDYIVAYALPDEK; from the coding sequence ATGGCGGAAACAAAAGTTCAACATTCACGGTTACTCGTGAAGCTAACAGCGCTGTTCGCAGCCTTGTGCGGGCTCTACCTGTTAATAGGTGGCGTCTGGCTGGTAGCAATTGGCGGCTCCTGGTACTACCCGATTGCTGGCGTAGTGATGCTGGGCGTTGCCGTGATGTTATGGCGCAGTAAACAATCGGCACTGTGGCTTTATGCCGCCCTGCTGCTTGCCACGATGATCTGGGGCGTCTGGGAGGTCGGTTTCGACTTCTGGGCCCTGACCCCGCGCAGCGATATCCTGGTCTTCTTCGGTATCTGGCTGATCCTGCCCTTCGTCTGGCGTCGACTGTTCGTGCGCTCCGGCGGTGCGGTCACCGCGCTGGTCGTGGCGCTGCTGATCAGCGGCGGGATCCTGACCTGGGCTGGCTTTAACGATCCGCAGGAGGTGAAAGGCACCCTGAATGCCGACGCCACGCCTGCCGCACCGATCTCCGAAGTAGCCGATGCCGACTGGCCTGCCTACGGTCGTAATCAGGAGGGCCAACGCTTCTCCCCGCTGAAGCAGATTAATGCCGATAACGTGCATAAACTGAAAGAGGCCTGGGTGTTCCGTACCGGCGACCTGAAAAGAGAGAATGACTCCGGGGAAGTGACCAATGAAGTCACGCCGATCAAAGTGGGCAACATGCTCTACCTGTGCACTGCACACCAGCGTCTGTTCGCGCTGGATGCGGCAACCGGTAAAGAGAAGTGGCACTTCGATCCGCAGCTCAACTCTACCCCCTCTTTCCAGCACGTGACCTGTCGTGGCGTCTCTTACCACGAAGCGCGCGCTGATAACGCCAGCCCTGAGGTGGTTGCCGACTGTCCGCGCCGCATTATGCTGCCGGTCAACGATGGTCGTCTGTTCGCGCTTAACGCCGAGACCGGCAAGCCGTGCGAAACCTTTGCCAACAAAGGCGTGCTGAATCTGCAGACCAACATGCCGGATCAAACGCCGGGTCTGTATGAGCCGACCTCACCGCCGATCATCACCGATAAAACCATCGTGATCGCCGGTTCGGTAACGGATAACTTCTCCACCCGCGAAACCTCCGGTGTGATCCGTGGTTTTGACGTCAATACCGGTAAACTGCTGTGGGCCTTTGACCCGGGTGCGAAAGATCCAAACGCTATCCCGTCGGATGAGCACACCTTCACCTTCAACTCACCAAACTCCTGGGCACCTGCGGCCTATGACGCGAAGCTGGACCTGGTCTACCTGCCGATGGGCGTGACCACGCCGGATATCTGGGGTGGCAACCGCACGCCGGAGCAGGAGCGTTACGCCAGCTCCATCGTGGCGCTGAACGCCACTACCGGTAAACTGGCGTGGAGCTACCAGACCGTTCACCACGATCTGTGGGATATGGATATGCCGTCCCAGCCGACGCTGGCTGATATCACCGTTAACGGCCAGACCGTACCGGTGATCTACGCCCCGGCGAAAACCGGTAATATCTTCGTGCTGGATCGTCGTAATGGCCAGCTGGTCGTGCCGGCACCGGAAAAACCGGTTCCGCAGGGCGCGGCGAAAGGCGACTACGTCACCAAAACCCAGCCGTTCTCGGATCTGAGCTTCCGTCCGAAGAAAGATCTCAGCGGGGCAGACATGTGGGGCGCCACTATGTTTGACCAGCTGGTGTGCCGCGTGATGTTCCACCAGATGCGCTATGAGGGCATCTTCACACCACCGTCCGAGCAGGGCACGCTGGTCTTCCCGGGTAACCTGGGGATGTTCGAATGGGGCGGCATCTCCGTCGATCCGAACCGTCAGGTGGCGATTGCCAACCCGATGGCGCTGCCGTTTGTCTCTAAGCTGATCCCACGCGGCCCGGGCAATCCGATGGAACAGCCGAAAGACGCGCAGGGTACGGGTACTGAGTCCGGTATTCAGCCGCAGTACGGCGTGCCGTTTGGCGTGACGCTGAACCCGTTCCTCTCTCCGTTTGGCCTGCCGTGTAAACAGCCTGCCTGGGGTTATATCTCCGCGCTGGATCTGAAAACCAATCAGGTCGTATGGAAAAAACGTATTGGTACGCCACAGGACAGCATGCCGTTCCCGATGCCGATCCCAGTGCCGTTCAATATGGGTATGCCGATGCTGGGTGGCCCAATCTCCACCGCCGGTAACGTGCTGTTTATTGGCGCGACTGCCGATAACTACCTGCGCGCATACAACATGAGCAACGGTGAGAAACTGTGGCAGGGCCGTCTGCCAGCGGGTGGACAAGCCACGCCAATGACCTATGAGGCCAATGGTAAGCAGTTTGTGGTGATCTCCGCGGGTGGTCACGGTTCGTTTGGCACGAAGATGGGCGACTATATTGTTGCCTATGCGTTGCCTGACGAGAAGTAA
- the hpt gene encoding hypoxanthine phosphoribosyltransferase — MKHTVEVMIPEAEIKARIAELGRQITEHYKDSGSEMVLVGLLRGSFMFMADLCREVQVSHEVDFMTASSYGSGMSTTRDVKILKDLDEDIRGKDVLIVEDIIDSGNTLSKVREILSLRGPKSLAICTLLDKPERREVQVPVEYVGFSIPDEFVVGYGIDYAQRYRHLPYVGKVVLLDE; from the coding sequence ATGAAACATACTGTTGAAGTGATGATCCCGGAAGCGGAGATCAAAGCGCGTATCGCCGAACTCGGTCGTCAGATCACCGAACACTATAAAGACAGCGGCAGCGAGATGGTGCTGGTGGGTCTGTTACGCGGTTCCTTCATGTTTATGGCCGATCTCTGCCGCGAAGTGCAGGTTTCCCATGAAGTCGATTTTATGACCGCCTCCAGCTATGGCAGCGGGATGTCGACCACTCGTGATGTGAAAATTCTCAAAGACCTGGATGAAGACATTCGCGGCAAAGATGTTCTGATTGTTGAAGACATCATCGACTCCGGCAACACCCTGTCGAAGGTGCGCGAAATTCTCAGCCTGCGTGGACCTAAATCGCTGGCGATCTGTACCCTGCTGGACAAACCTGAGCGCCGTGAAGTGCAGGTTCCCGTGGAGTATGTCGGTTTCTCGATTCCTGACGAATTCGTGGTGGGCTACGGTATTGACTACGCTCAGCGCTATCGCCATCTGCCGTATGTCGGCAAAGTGGTGCTGCTGGACGAGTAG
- the can gene encoding carbonate dehydratase, which produces MNDIDTLISNNALWSKMLLEEDSGFFEKLSQAQKPRFLWIGCSDSRVPAERLTGLEPGELFVHRNVANLVIHTDLNCLSVVQYAVDVLEVEHIIICGHYGCGGVQAAVENTELGLIDNWLLHIRDIWFKHSSLLGQMPQERRLDTLCELNVMEQVYNLGHSTIMQSAWKRGQKVTIHGWAYGIHDGLLRDLEVTATNRETLEQRYRRGVSNLTQKHDNHK; this is translated from the coding sequence ATGAATGACATAGATACACTCATCAGCAATAACGCACTATGGTCAAAGATGCTGCTGGAAGAAGATTCCGGATTTTTTGAGAAACTGTCACAGGCGCAGAAACCACGCTTTCTGTGGATTGGATGCTCCGACAGCCGCGTTCCCGCTGAACGTCTGACTGGCCTCGAACCGGGCGAACTCTTTGTTCACCGTAACGTCGCAAACCTGGTGATCCACACCGATCTGAACTGTCTGTCCGTGGTGCAGTATGCGGTCGACGTGCTGGAAGTGGAACACATCATTATTTGCGGTCACTACGGCTGCGGCGGCGTCCAGGCGGCGGTCGAGAACACGGAGCTGGGTCTGATCGACAACTGGCTGCTGCACATTCGTGATATCTGGTTCAAACATAGCTCACTGCTGGGGCAAATGCCGCAGGAGCGTCGCCTGGATACCCTGTGTGAACTGAACGTGATGGAGCAGGTGTACAACCTGGGCCACTCCACCATTATGCAGTCGGCCTGGAAACGCGGGCAGAAAGTGACGATCCACGGCTGGGCGTACGGCATTCACGATGGCCTGCTGCGCGATCTGGAAGTGACCGCCACCAACCGGGAAACCCTGGAGCAGCGTTACCGTCGGGGCGTCTCTAACCTGACCCAGAAGCACGATAATCACAAATAA
- a CDS encoding ABC transporter ATP-binding protein, with protein MTIALELEQLKKTYPGGVQALRGIDLKVEAGDFYALLGPNGAGKSTTIGIISSLVNKSSGHVKVFGYDLEKDVVNAKRQLGLVPQEFNFNPFETVQQIVVNQAGYYGVERKEAVERSEKYLKQLDLWEKRNERARMLSGGMKRRLMIARALMHEPKLLILDEPTAGVDIELRRSMWGFLKDLNDKGTTIILTTHYLEEAEMLCRNIGIIQHGTLVENTSMKNLLSKLKSETFILDLAAKSALPKLEGYNYRLVDTSTLEVEVLREQGINSVFSQLSQQGIQVLSMRNKANRLEELFVSLVHEKQGDRA; from the coding sequence ATGACCATTGCACTGGAGCTCGAGCAGCTTAAAAAAACCTATCCGGGTGGTGTCCAGGCACTGCGCGGCATAGATCTTAAAGTCGAAGCCGGTGATTTTTATGCGCTTCTGGGGCCCAACGGGGCAGGTAAGTCCACCACCATCGGCATTATCAGCTCGCTGGTGAATAAATCCTCCGGCCACGTAAAGGTCTTCGGCTACGACCTGGAGAAGGACGTCGTGAACGCCAAGCGCCAGCTGGGGCTGGTGCCGCAGGAGTTCAACTTCAACCCGTTTGAGACCGTGCAGCAGATTGTGGTCAACCAGGCGGGCTATTACGGCGTGGAGCGCAAAGAGGCGGTTGAGCGCAGCGAAAAGTACCTCAAACAGCTCGATTTGTGGGAAAAACGCAACGAACGTGCGCGGATGCTGTCCGGCGGCATGAAGCGTCGCCTGATGATTGCCCGGGCGTTAATGCACGAGCCAAAACTGCTCATTCTGGATGAACCGACCGCCGGGGTGGATATCGAACTTCGCCGCTCAATGTGGGGCTTTTTGAAGGATTTAAACGACAAAGGCACCACCATCATTCTGACGACGCACTACCTTGAAGAGGCGGAGATGCTGTGCCGTAACATCGGCATTATTCAGCACGGTACGCTGGTAGAAAACACCTCGATGAAGAACCTGCTCTCCAAGCTGAAATCAGAAACCTTCATTCTCGATCTGGCGGCGAAAAGCGCGCTGCCTAAGCTGGAGGGGTATAACTATCGTCTGGTGGATACCTCTACGCTTGAAGTGGAAGTCCTGCGCGAGCAGGGGATCAACAGCGTCTTCAGCCAGCTGAGCCAGCAGGGGATTCAGGTATTAAGTATGCGTAACAAAGCCAACCGACTGGAAGAGCTGTTCGTCTCGCTGGTCCATGAGAAACAAGGAGATCGCGCATGA
- a CDS encoding ABC transporter permease: MMQLYWVALKSIWAKEINRFMRIWIQTLVPPVITMTLYFIIFGNLIGSRIGEMHGFTYMQFIVPGLIMMAVITNAYANVASSFFSAKFQRNIEELLVAPVPTHVIIAGYVGGGVARGLCVGVLVTAISLFFVPFQVHSWLFVGLTLLLTAVLFSLAGLLNAVFAKTFDDISLIPTFVLTPLTYLGGVFYSLTLLPPFWQGLSHLNPIVYMISGFRFGFLGISDVPLVTTVGVLVIFIVAFYLLCWNLIQRGRGLRS, translated from the coding sequence ATGATGCAGCTTTACTGGGTGGCGCTGAAAAGTATCTGGGCCAAAGAGATCAACCGCTTTATGCGCATCTGGATCCAGACCCTGGTGCCGCCGGTGATCACCATGACCCTCTACTTTATTATCTTCGGCAACCTGATTGGCTCGCGGATCGGTGAGATGCACGGCTTCACCTATATGCAGTTTATCGTGCCCGGCCTGATCATGATGGCAGTGATCACCAACGCCTACGCCAACGTGGCATCGTCGTTCTTCAGCGCCAAGTTCCAGCGCAACATTGAAGAGCTGCTGGTGGCCCCGGTGCCTACCCACGTGATCATCGCCGGCTACGTCGGCGGCGGGGTAGCGCGCGGCCTGTGCGTCGGCGTGCTGGTGACGGCGATTTCCCTGTTCTTTGTGCCGTTCCAGGTACACTCCTGGCTGTTTGTCGGCCTGACGCTGCTGCTGACGGCGGTGCTGTTCTCGCTGGCTGGCCTGCTGAATGCGGTATTCGCCAAAACCTTTGACGATATCAGCCTGATCCCGACCTTCGTCCTGACGCCGCTGACCTACCTCGGCGGGGTGTTCTACTCCCTGACGCTGCTGCCGCCGTTCTGGCAGGGGCTGTCACACCTGAACCCGATCGTCTATATGATCAGCGGCTTCCGCTTTGGCTTCCTCGGCATATCCGACGTGCCGCTGGTGACTACCGTCGGCGTGCTGGTGATCTTTATCGTGGCCTTCTATCTGCTGTGCTGGAACCTGATCCAGCGCGGACGCGGACTGCGCAGCTGA
- a CDS encoding PTS sugar transporter subunit IIA, translating to MLGWVITCHDEHAQEMAEKLAVRFGPLVQCKVVNFWRGLSVNMLSRMLCDAQHHVDSGDGVIFLTDISGAAPYRAAALLSHKHDNCEVISGISYPLLEMMYPLRELTDSIGFRDTIVARGAPEVSSLWHQQQKNPPFVLLHGLEKY from the coding sequence ATGCTGGGTTGGGTAATCACGTGCCATGATGAACATGCGCAGGAGATGGCGGAGAAGCTCGCCGTCCGCTTTGGGCCGCTGGTGCAGTGCAAGGTGGTCAATTTCTGGCGCGGATTAAGCGTCAATATGCTCAGCCGCATGCTGTGCGATGCCCAACATCATGTCGACAGCGGTGACGGGGTGATCTTCCTGACCGATATCTCCGGCGCGGCACCCTATCGCGCGGCGGCGCTGCTCAGCCACAAGCACGACAACTGCGAAGTCATCTCTGGGATTAGCTATCCATTGCTGGAGATGATGTATCCCCTACGGGAGTTGACCGACAGCATCGGCTTTCGCGACACCATCGTTGCCCGCGGTGCGCCAGAGGTCAGCAGCCTGTGGCATCAGCAGCAGAAAAACCCGCCCTTTGTCCTGCTCCATGGCCTGGAGAAATATTAA
- a CDS encoding polysaccharide deacetylase family protein, with amino-acid sequence MPMLSRIFFLLLLLVSGGVSASLLSQQGLPSRYMQTTEDAAIWAQVGNKVVTVGNVRAGQIIAVVPTAADYYEFRFGFGTGFIDKEHLGEVQGKQRVEDSLGDLNKPLSNQNLITWKDTPVYNAPNAGSAPFGTLADNLRYPILSKLKDRLNQTWYQIRIANRLAWVSSLDAQEDNGLPVLTYHHILRDEENTRYRHTSTTTSVRAFNNQMAWLRDRGYTTLTLYQLEGYVRNKMNLPARAVAITFDDGLKSVSRYAWPILKQYGFHATAFIISSRIKAHPLKWDPKTLQFMSISELREIQDVFDVQSHTHFLHRVDANRHPILLSRSYQNVLMDFKHSRRALAQFNPHVLYLSYPFGGYNDIAVKAANDAGFHLAVTTVKGKVKPGDNPFLLKRLYVLRTDSLETMSRLISNQPQG; translated from the coding sequence ATCCCTATGCTCTCGCGTATTTTTTTCCTGCTTCTGCTGCTGGTCTCCGGCGGCGTGTCTGCCAGTCTGCTCAGTCAGCAAGGGCTCCCGTCCCGCTATATGCAAACCACCGAAGATGCCGCTATCTGGGCGCAGGTGGGTAATAAGGTCGTCACCGTCGGCAACGTACGCGCCGGGCAGATTATTGCGGTGGTGCCCACCGCGGCGGATTATTATGAGTTCCGCTTTGGCTTTGGCACCGGCTTTATCGACAAAGAGCATCTGGGCGAGGTGCAGGGAAAGCAGCGCGTGGAGGACAGCCTCGGCGATCTGAACAAGCCGCTCAGCAACCAGAATCTGATCACCTGGAAGGATACGCCGGTCTACAACGCCCCCAATGCCGGCAGCGCGCCGTTCGGCACCCTGGCGGACAACCTGCGTTATCCCATCCTCAGCAAGCTGAAGGATCGGCTTAATCAGACCTGGTACCAGATCCGCATCGCCAACCGCCTGGCATGGGTCAGCAGCCTGGATGCGCAGGAGGATAACGGCCTGCCGGTGCTGACCTATCACCATATCCTCCGCGATGAAGAGAACACCCGCTATCGCCATACCTCAACCACCACCAGCGTGCGTGCCTTCAATAACCAGATGGCCTGGCTGCGCGATCGGGGCTACACCACCCTGACCCTGTATCAGCTGGAAGGCTACGTGCGTAACAAGATGAACCTGCCGGCGCGCGCGGTGGCGATCACCTTTGACGACGGCCTGAAGTCGGTCAGCCGCTATGCCTGGCCGATCCTGAAGCAGTACGGTTTTCACGCCACGGCGTTCATTATTTCCTCGCGGATCAAAGCCCATCCGCTGAAATGGGATCCAAAAACGCTGCAGTTTATGAGCATTTCCGAGCTGCGGGAGATCCAGGACGTGTTTGACGTGCAGTCGCATACCCACTTCCTGCACAGAGTGGATGCCAATCGCCACCCGATCCTGCTGAGCCGCAGCTATCAGAACGTGTTAATGGATTTCAAACACTCCCGCCGCGCGCTGGCGCAGTTTAACCCGCACGTGCTCTATCTCTCATACCCGTTCGGCGGCTATAACGATATCGCGGTGAAAGCGGCTAACGACGCAGGGTTTCACCTGGCGGTGACCACGGTGAAGGGGAAGGTAAAACCGGGGGATAATCCATTCCTGCTGAAGCGCTTATACGTTCTCAGGACGGACTCGTTAGAGACGATGTCGCGGCTGATCAGTAATCAGCCGCAAGGATAA
- the panD gene encoding aspartate 1-decarboxylase: MIRKMLQGKLHRVKVTQADLHYEGSCAIDQDFLDAAGILENEAIDIWNVSNGNRFSTYAIAAERGSKIISVNGAAAHCASVGDIVIIASFVMMSDEEARRWQPKVAYFEGDNDMKRLAKAIPVQVA; the protein is encoded by the coding sequence ATGATTCGCAAAATGCTGCAAGGTAAGCTTCACCGTGTGAAGGTCACGCAGGCCGATCTGCATTACGAAGGCTCCTGCGCGATAGATCAGGATTTTCTCGACGCAGCGGGTATTCTTGAAAACGAAGCCATCGATATCTGGAACGTGAGTAACGGCAACCGTTTCTCAACCTACGCTATCGCGGCTGAACGTGGTTCTAAAATTATCTCCGTCAACGGTGCGGCAGCGCACTGCGCCAGCGTGGGTGACATCGTCATCATCGCCAGCTTTGTCATGATGTCCGATGAAGAAGCGCGCCGCTGGCAGCCAAAAGTGGCGTATTTTGAAGGGGATAACGACATGAAACGTCTCGCGAAAGCGATTCCGGTTCAGGTCGCCTGA
- the panC gene encoding pantoate--beta-alanine ligase: protein MLIIETLPLLRQHIRRLRQEGKRIALVPTMGNLHDGHMKLVDEAKARADVVVVSIFVNPMQFDRADDLARYPRTLQEDCEKLKKHKVDFVFSPAPADIYPKGTEEATFVDVPGISTMLEGASRPGHFRGVSTIVSKLFNLVQPDIACFGEKDFQQLALIRKMVADMGYDIDIVGVPIVRAKDGLALSSRNGYLTAEQRKIAPGLYKVMSTMATQLKNKELSSEEIVALAEQALNDGGLRADDVQIRDADTLLALSADSKRAVILVAAWLGQARLIDNTVVELAQ, encoded by the coding sequence GTGCTAATCATTGAAACCCTGCCGCTGCTGCGCCAGCACATTCGCCGTTTGCGCCAGGAAGGTAAACGTATCGCGCTGGTGCCTACCATGGGCAACCTGCATGACGGCCACATGAAGCTGGTGGACGAAGCCAAAGCCCGCGCCGATGTGGTGGTGGTGAGTATTTTCGTTAACCCGATGCAGTTCGACCGCGCCGACGACCTGGCGCGCTACCCGCGCACGCTGCAGGAAGACTGCGAGAAGCTGAAAAAGCATAAGGTGGATTTTGTCTTCTCCCCTGCCCCGGCGGATATCTATCCGAAAGGCACGGAAGAGGCCACCTTTGTCGACGTGCCGGGTATCTCCACCATGCTGGAAGGGGCCAGCCGTCCGGGTCACTTCCGCGGCGTCTCCACCATCGTCAGCAAGCTGTTTAACCTGGTGCAGCCGGATATCGCCTGCTTCGGCGAGAAAGATTTCCAGCAGCTGGCGCTGATCCGCAAGATGGTGGCCGACATGGGCTACGACATCGACATCGTTGGCGTGCCGATCGTGCGGGCCAAAGACGGCCTGGCCCTGAGTTCGCGTAACGGCTACCTCACCGCCGAACAGCGTAAAATCGCCCCGGGTCTGTACAAGGTGATGAGCACCATGGCGACCCAGCTGAAAAACAAAGAGCTGAGCAGCGAAGAGATCGTGGCCCTGGCGGAACAGGCGCTGAACGATGGCGGCTTACGGGCTGACGATGTGCAGATCCGCGATGCCGACACCCTGCTGGCGCTCTCCGCTGACAGCAAACGCGCGGTGATCCTGGTGGCCGCATGGCTTGGCCAGGCGCGTCTGATTGATAACACAGTAGTTGAACTGGCTCAGTAA
- the panB gene encoding 3-methyl-2-oxobutanoate hydroxymethyltransferase, with translation MKPTTIATLQKCKQDKQRFATITAYDYSFAKLFAEEGINVMLVGDSLGMTVQGHDSTLPVTVEDIAYHTRAVRRGAPACLLLADLPFMAYATPEQAFANAATVMRAGANMVKVEGGAWLVETVRMLTERAVPVCGHLGLTPQSVNIFGGYKVQGRGDAAQTLFDDALALEAAGAQLLVLECVPVALAKRITDALTIPVIGIGAGNVTDGQILVMHDAFGITGGHIPKFAKNFLSDAGDMRGAVRQYIADVESGVYPGEEHSFQ, from the coding sequence ATGAAACCAACCACCATCGCTACCCTGCAGAAATGCAAACAGGACAAGCAGCGCTTCGCCACCATTACCGCCTATGACTACAGCTTCGCCAAACTCTTTGCCGAAGAGGGCATTAACGTCATGCTGGTTGGCGACTCGTTAGGGATGACGGTCCAGGGACATGACTCCACGCTGCCGGTGACGGTAGAGGATATTGCTTACCACACCCGGGCGGTGCGTCGCGGAGCACCCGCCTGCCTGCTGCTCGCCGACCTGCCGTTTATGGCTTACGCCACGCCGGAGCAGGCGTTTGCGAATGCCGCCACGGTGATGCGCGCCGGGGCCAATATGGTCAAAGTGGAAGGCGGTGCCTGGCTGGTTGAGACCGTCCGCATGCTCACCGAGCGCGCAGTGCCGGTCTGCGGCCATCTGGGATTAACCCCGCAGTCGGTCAATATCTTTGGCGGCTATAAGGTGCAGGGACGCGGCGACGCCGCCCAGACGCTGTTTGATGATGCGCTGGCTTTAGAAGCCGCGGGCGCCCAGCTGCTGGTGCTGGAGTGCGTGCCGGTTGCGCTGGCGAAACGCATCACCGACGCGCTTACCATTCCGGTGATCGGCATTGGTGCCGGTAACGTTACCGACGGCCAGATCCTGGTGATGCACGATGCCTTTGGCATCACCGGCGGGCATATCCCGAAATTTGCGAAGAATTTCCTTAGCGACGCAGGCGACATGCGCGGCGCGGTCAGGCAGTATATTGCCGACGTTGAATCGGGTGTTTACCCGGGTGAAGAACACAGTTTCCAGTAA